A genome region from Cryptosporidium parvum Iowa II chromosome 8, whole genome shotgun sequence includes the following:
- a CDS encoding adenosine kinase like ribokinase, which produces IFNIDLEEMRGKKIFGMCNPILDIVLKASPDRIKDLGLKIGSTTLGNDEEVFKLIGDIISNNEDANFVAGGSLLNAFRVCKELSNKDEKNKDDSISVFFSGGISDDSGGILLQELLTEIGIEFEFHITNKANLETAKCVVFVTEEERTLLAGLGAAKEYSITTFESENIQHALKTANIFATSGFFVEVCFQAILKSAQYIHQFRSNECSFVFGLSATYIPEKYMNELFQLLPMIDYIIGNQEEFVSLYKSINNILQIEDDDQLLLSQDNINQPENDALERILTEIHKHLKPTCIILCTRAHLPVISFNPKDPNSCIKYHECIHVPKERLIDVNGCGDAFKGGLIYGISNSYPLDASIYMGHYAASNVAQNVGCDFDFSNKPTLSEIIQLTSSKNN; this is translated from the coding sequence atttttaatattgatttggAAGAAATGAGGggaaagaaaatatttggaatgtGCAACCCGATCTTGGATATAGTGTTAAAGGCATCTCCTGATAGAATAAAGGATTTAGGGCTTAAGATAGGGTCAACGACTCTTGGAAATGATGAGGAAGTTTTCAAGCTAATTGGTGATATAATTTCAAACAATGAAGATGCTAATTTTGTAGCAGGAGGATCTCTTTTAAATGCATTTCGAGTCTGTAAGGAGCTGTCAAATAAGGacgaaaaaaataaagatgattCAATTTCAGTATTTTTTTCAGGAGGAATTAGCGATGACTCTGGGGGAATTTTACTTCAGGAATTGCTCACGGAAATTGgaattgaatttgaattccATATTACTAACAAGGCGAATCTGGAAACAGCAAAATGCGTAGTTTTTGTAACTGAAGAAGAGAGAACGCTTCTCGCAGGATTAGGAGCTGCTAAGGAATATTCGATTACCACTTTTGAGtcagaaaatattcaacATGCTTTAAAGACCGCAAATATATTCGCAACAAGTGGATTCTTTGTTGAAGTTTGTTTCCAGGCAATTCTTAAATCTGCTCAATATATTCATCAATTTAGATCTAACGAATGTTCATTTGTATTTGGACTTTCAGCTACTTATATTCCAGAAAAGTATATGAATGAGTTATTCCAACTTCTACCAATGATTGATTATATCATTGGAAACCAAGAAGAATTTGTCTCTTTATATAAAAGTATCAACAATATCCTTCAAATTGAAGACGATGACCAACTATTACTTTCGCAGgataatataaatcaaCCAGAAAACGATGCTTTAGAAAGAATTCTCACAGAAATTCATAAGCATCTTAAACCCACATGTATTATACTATGCACAAGAGCCCATTTACCCGTTATTTCATTCAACCCTAAAGATCCTAATAGTTGTATAAAATATCATGAATGTATTCACGTCCCTAAAGAAAGGCTCATTGATGTTAATGGCTGTGGGGATGCATTTAAGGGTGGGCTTATTTACGGTATTTCAAACTCTTATCCTTTAGATGCAAGCATATATATGGGGCATTATGCTGCCTCTAATGTTGCTCAAAATGTTGGCTGTGATTTTGATTTCTCAAATAAACCAACTCTTAGTGAAATTATACAACTAACTTcatctaaaaataattaa
- a CDS encoding CDC45 like protein, possible horizontal transfer yields the protein MPAIPAVDFVSQYYLPFVEKIQISNREDSNKVFPKVWIFSSNDVDSLCTSTILINQFFKHDEIQCMLNCVTHYNEISKILQEYKNYSKQRELVNICILINLGAMVNILHSLRLWLGEDLEIWIFDFHRPAIDELMLTIGGNYNNNNVLILSIQEYNFLVNSKSGRKKSRKNSSNPSDGQTNESSSTFSSNNPFASLSQTIDDLDILMGTSNGESQSYNEQIEDETDELFGEYCGDPSSLVIVQTLDNSITSERIDGNVLWYSSIGISWCYINRYIELLDYEMYFDLLNGILSKYTGDMSNINSKKTSNKKYWPKYIKNDLSIPLYRHWNLMDSVYHSEYLYSTMGLWKTENSRDTIMNRRVASGISLKDFTTKFYLLEKEVSKKVVQDFPKGFSGFESGSETASQSLQIPVFLKYLPSIVLDSELHPHLSSLDMAQILHTLLTNDCRLADSGESFMDAIVSSGALNRMELKHNTMSERLLNEEKNNENDSSKLNQILGKDQKIQLLFRDCFRVGLQLLDLSGADFNQINVFQDHSWKQLKCYIEEAKLLLSLKLKYVKMLLSSSINGGTLIKHNYFTLAELNDIEISHPLNLRIVGYSIIDIISRNRDLQDKLVIISKNSTNKVATIVGITPGYDSNSPNLFGAIFSKVIDIILEEGQGLLGEEHFFVQDEFDFSILRIHANFLEQFTSNLFKYIESSKHILTNSI from the coding sequence ATGCCGGCTATTCCAGCAGTGGATTTTGTTTCACAATATTACCTCCCATTTGTTGAAAAGATCCAAATCAGTAATAGAGAGGATTCTAATAAAGTCTTTCCAAAAGTTTGGATATTCTCTTCAAATGATGTGGATTCTCTTTGTACTAGCACTATActtattaatcaattctTTAAGCATGATGAGATACAGTGTATGCTAAATTGTGTTACCCACTATAACGAGATTTCTAAGATTCTACAagaatacaaaaattacTCAAAACAAAGAGAGCTTGTGAATATATGTATATTGATCAATTTAGGAGCCATGGTAAATATTCTACACTCACTTAGGCTTTGGCTTGGAGAAGATTTGGAAATTTGGATTTTCGATTTTCATAGGCCTGCCATTGATGAGTTAATGCTTACAATTGGAGGAAATTATAACAATAACAATGTATTGATCCTTTCTATTCAAGAATACAATTTCTTGGTAAATAGTAAATCTGGTAGAAAGAAATCACGTAAGAATAGCTCAAATCCAAGTGATGGACAAACTAACGAATCTAGTTCaacattttcttcaaataatccTTTTGCTTCATTATCTCAGACTATTGATGATTTGGATATACTAATGGGTACTTCAAATGGAGAATCCCAAAGCTATAATGAGCAAATTGAGGATGAGACAGATGAACTTTTTGGAGAGTATTGTGGGGATCCAAGTAGTCTTGTGATTGTCCAAACATTAGATAATTCAATAACTTCAGAAAGAATAGATGGAAATGTATTATGGTACTCTTCAATCGGAATTAGCTGGTGTTATATTAATAGGTATATTGAACTACTAGATTATGAAATGTATTTTGACTTACTCAATGGAATCCTTTCAAAATACACAGGTGATATGAGCaatataaattcaaaaaaaactagtaataaaaaatattggcCAAAGTACATAAAGAATGACCTTTCAATCCCGCTTTATCGTCATTGGAATCTAATGGATTCAGTATATCATAGTGAATATCTATATTCAACAATGGGTTTATGGAAGACAGAAAATAGCAGGGATACAATAATGAATAGAAGAGTGGCCTCTGGGATTTCATTGAAAGATTTTACAACCAAATTTTATCTTCTTGAAAAAGAAGTATCGAAAAAAGTTGTTCAGGACTTTCCAAAAGGATTTTCAGGGTTTGAGAGTGGATCAGAAACTGCATCACAGTCTCTACAAATCCCAGTATTTCTGAAGTATTTACCATCTATAGTATTAGACTCAGAGTTACATCCACACTTATCATCTCTTGATATGGCCCAAATCCTTCATACTCTGTTGACAAACGACTGTAGACTAGCAGATAGCGGAGAAAGCTTCATGGATGCAATAGTTTCGTCAGGAGCTCTAAATAGAATGGAACTAAAACATAATACAATGTCAGAAAGATTACTGAATGAGGAGAAAAATAACGAAAATGATAGTTCTAAACTTAACCAAATTCTTGGTAAAGACCAAAAAATACAGCTTCTATTCAGGGATTGTTTTAGGGTAGGGCTACAACTCCTAGATCTATCGGGAGCTGATTTTAACCAAATTAATGTATTTCAAGACCATTCCTGGAAACAGCTAAAATGCTACATTGAAGAAGCAAAGCTTCTGCTTTCactaaaattaaaatatgtAAAAATGCTGCTATCGTCATCTATAAATGGAGGAACTTTGATAAAACACAACTATTTCACTCTTGCTGAGCTTAATGATATAGAAATTTCACACCCTTTAAATCTAAGAATTGTTGGTTACTCTATTATCGACATAATATCAAGAAATCGTGATCTCCAAGATAAGCTTGTGATAATCTCAAAAAATAGTACCAACAAGGTTGCCACAATAGTTGGAATTACTCCGGGCTACGATAGCAATTctccaaatttatttggagCAATTTTCTCTAAAGTAATAGACATTATTCTAGAGGAAGGCCAAGGCCTTCTAGGAGAGGAGCACTTCTTTGTTCAAGATGAGTTTGATTTTTCTATTCTAAGAATTCATGCAAATTTCCTTGAACAATTTACTTCAAatcttttcaaatatattgaaagcAGCAAACATATATTGACtaattcaatataa